The DNA segment ACGGACAGGTCCCGCAGCTGCTGCTCGAAGCCCTCGGTGGGGTAACCGCGGTCGCGCATGAGCTGGGTGACCAGGCGGTCGGCGTCGTCGACGCTCTGCGCCGGGTGGTCGACGAACCGCTCCTGCGTGCCCCGCCACTCGGTGGCGTAGCGGTCCCGCTCCTCGGGGGACAGCTCCTTCAGGTCGAGGTCGCGGTGCCGCTTCTCGCGGGCCTGCAGTTCGCGCTCGGCCTCCCGCCTGCTCTCGCCGGACTGCACGGCCCGGTCGTACTCGGGGCCGAACTTCTCCTGGAGGCGGCGGCTGCGACGGCGCGTCATGAGCCAGACGCCCGCGGCGATCAGGATCAGGATGACCACGATGGGAATCAGAATGGCGAGCAGCGTTGCGGTGGACATCGCCTCTCCCGCTGGGTGAGTTGAGTGGACGAGGCGGCCGGATCGACGGCCTGCCGGTTACTCCGCCCGAGTACCCCGGCGCCGTTCCCGCACACCGCCGAAGACCCGGCGCGCGGGCGGGTGATTGCCCGCGCGTGGGGACGGGTACGCGGAGTCGGCACCGCGCGGCCCGGCGTCCGTCGTACGGCGGGCCGCCTCCCTCCTCGGAGTCCTTGACGGCTCCTCGCGACCTGGACGGGGATGAGGGCATGAGCCGACGGCACACTCAGGACGACACGGCCCGCGTGCCGCGCGCGCGTTCAGGCACGGCCGGCCGCCGGGAGCGCACCGGGACCGAACCGGTCACCGCCCGCAGCGCGCTGAAGCTCCGCCTGGTGCTCAGCGTGGCCGGGCTGCCGGTCTTCGTGCTCGGTACGGTGGTCTTCGCCGTCTGGGCGGGAGCGGTGGGCCGGCAGGACGTGCCGGACCCGACCCAGCTCACGGTGCTGGCCGTCATCTGCGGTGTGCTCGCGCTGTTCGCGGCCGCGGACCTCGTCGTGGTCCTGCTGCGCCTGGCGCGCGAACGCGCGGGTCACACTCCTCGG comes from the Streptomyces seoulensis genome and includes:
- a CDS encoding DUF6343 family protein, producing MSRRHTQDDTARVPRARSGTAGRRERTGTEPVTARSALKLRLVLSVAGLPVFVLGTVVFAVWAGAVGRQDVPDPTQLTVLAVICGVLALFAAADLVVVLLRLARERAGHTPRRDA